A window of Sagittula sp. P11 genomic DNA:
TCCGCCGTAGCCCTCATCGATCCCGACGGGCGCGTGCTGCTCGCACAGCGCCCTGAGGGCAAGTCGATGGCCGGCCTCTGGGAATTTCCCGGCGGCAAGGTCGAACCCGGCGAAACGCCGGAGGCTGCCCTGATCCGCGAACTTCAGGAGGAACTGGGGATCGAGACCTGGGACAGCTGCCTTGCGCCTCTGACCTTCGCCTCTCACACCTACGAGACTTTCCACCTGCTGATGCCGCTGTTCGCCTGCCGGAAATGGAAGGGCGTGGTGCAGGGCAAGGAGAACCAGGCGCTGAAGTGGGTGCGGGCGCAGCAGCTGAAGGATTACCCCATGCCCCCGGCCGATATCCCGCTGATTCCGATTCTCCGCGACTGGTTGTAAGGTTCCGGTTTGTCCACAGGTTAAGGTGGATTTTCGGTATGAAAGTTGAAAAATTCACCTAATCGTTTCCTGCGTGCACAATAAACCCGCGGAAACGTGTCATTTCTGTGACTTTAGAAGATAGTAATTTTGTCCGGTTACGGTATATTCGGCTGGGTCATCTGTGTCTGGGAGGATTTGACATGCTGAAGACGATCACGATCGGAAACTACATTTCCGTCCAGGGTATGCTTGAACAGCAACTGCCCGACGGTCGGATGTCGGTACGCGTAGGTAACACGGTCTACACGGGACACCCCGTGATGGGCAAAGCCGCCGCCTGACGACGGCTTGGTGACAGCGCCCTTCGGGGTGACTTTATGCGATTGGCGAAAAGGCTCCCGTTTGTTCGGGGGCCTTTCGTTCTTTCAGGCCATCGGCAACGCGCAATCGTCCGCCTGGGAACAAAGGAAAAGGCCGCAACCCGGGTGGGTCGCGGCCTTGTTCATGTCTTGGGTGCGTCCGGGATCAGTCCAGCGTACGCACGATCTCTTCACGCTCGAAGATCTCGATGACGTCCTGCGGGCGGATGTCGTCGTAGTTCTCGAACGCCATGCCGCATTCCTGGCCGGAGATGACCTCGGCCACCTCGTCCTTGAAGCGCTTGAGCGTCTTCAGCGTGCCCTCGTGGATCACCACGTTGTCGCGCAGGAGGCGGACACCGGCAGAGCGGCGTGCCACCCCTTCGGTGACCAGACAGCCCGCGACCTTGCCGACGTTGGAGACCTTGAAGACCTCCTTGATCTCGGCGTAGCCGATGAAGTTCTCGCGCACTTCGTTGGACAGCAGGCCGGAGGCCGCCTTCTTCACGTCGTCCACGAGGTCGTAGATCACCGAGTAGTAGCGGATCTCCACGCCCTTCTGGTTCGCGGCATTCCGCGCCGGTGCGTTGGCACGGACGTTGAAGCCGATGACCGGGCAGCCCGACGCTTCGGCAAGGCCGACGTCGGTTTCGGTGATGGCGCCGACACCCGAGTGCAGCACGCGCACGCGCACCTCGTCGTTGCCGATCTTCTCCATCGCCTGAACGATCGCCTCGGCAGAGCCCTGAACGTCCGCCTTAACAAGGATCGGCAGTTCGGAGACGTTCTCGTCGTCCTTGGCCTTCTGCAGAAGCTGGTCCAGCGTGGTCGCTGCACCGGCGGCTGCGCGCTTCTCCTTGGCGGCGTGGGCACGGTATTCCGCGATCTCGCGGGCCTGTGCTTCGGTTTCCGTCACGTTGAGCACGTCGCCGGCTTCGGGTGTGCCGTTGAGGCCCAGGACCTCGACAGGCACGGAGGGGCCGGCTTCCTTCACGCGTTCGCCCTTGTCGTTGATGAGCGCACGGACCTTGCCGTACTGCTCGCCCACGACGAAGATGTCGCCCTGCTTCAGCGTGCCCTTCTGCACCAGAACGGTGGCCACGGGGCCACGGCCCACGTCGAGCTGCGCTTCGATCACGGCGCCTTCGGCGGCACGGTTCGGGTTGGCCTTCAGCTCGAGGATCTCGGCCTGAAGCGCGATGGCTTCGAGCAGCTGATCCAGGCCCTGGCCGGTATGCGCCGAAACCTCGACGTCCTGCACGTCACCGGACATCTCTTCCACCACGACTTCGTGCTGGAGAAGGTCGGTGCGCACCTTGGTCGGGTTCGCGGAATGC
This region includes:
- the mutT gene encoding 8-oxo-dGTP diphosphatase MutT; this encodes MKIVLVSAVALIDPDGRVLLAQRPEGKSMAGLWEFPGGKVEPGETPEAALIRELQEELGIETWDSCLAPLTFASHTYETFHLLMPLFACRKWKGVVQGKENQALKWVRAQQLKDYPMPPADIPLIPILRDWL